A region from the Dendropsophus ebraccatus isolate aDenEbr1 chromosome 1, aDenEbr1.pat, whole genome shotgun sequence genome encodes:
- the NRIP2 gene encoding nuclear receptor-interacting protein 2, with amino-acid sequence MSFQRPPLGLGARGSPQKEQDLRGSAILHQQRRLKQATQFIHKDSADLLPLDQLRRLGTSKDLQPHTVIQRRLMGGSPVKETSGLAQDPLLCAPGARSPSKETSPPKLDNENPTPVPSQMLPTKEPEEVLEEGWRGHVLLVPCKVGNWDICAKLSTERRENLISKSCVKRLGLQATNGPEEKMMVDIELGGATLTCKAAIVDDDTAELCVGLETLISLKTCIDLERGVLKTPTRVIPFLNHPSAPTETEAVSKQ; translated from the exons ATGAGCTTCCAGAGGCCGCCCCTGGGGCTGGGGGCAAGAGGTTCCCCCCAAAAAGAGCAAGACCTGAGGGGTTCAGCCATCCTGCACCAGCAGAGGCGCCTCAAACAAGCCACCCAATTCATCCACAAGGATTCAGCCGACCTGCTGCCCCTGGACCAGCTGCGTAGACTGGGAACCTCTAAGGACCTG CAACCTCACACTGTGATCCAGAGGCGTCTCATGGGAGGCAGCCCAGTGAAAGAAACCAGCGGATTAGCACAGGACCCCCTGTTGTGTGCTCCAGGGGCCCGATCCCCCAGTAAGGAGACAAGCCCACCCAAACTGGATAATGAAAACCCAACTCCGGTGCCAAGTCAGATGCTGCCGACCAAAGAACCTGAGGAGGTGCTAGAGGAGGGCTGGAGAGGACACGTCCTACTTGTCCCCTGTAAG GTCGGTAACTGGGACATTTGTGCCAAGTTGTCCACTGAGCGGCGAGAAAACCTTATCTCTAAATCCTGCGTGAAAAGATTGGG GTTACAGGCCACAAATGGTccagaggagaagatgatggtggACATTGAGCTGGGCGGAGCCACGCTGACCTGCAAAGCTGCGATTGTGG ATGATGACACTGCTGAGTTGTGTGTGGGGCTGGAGACACTGATATCACTCAAG ACTTGCATTGACCTGGAGCGCGGTGTCCTGAAGACCCCAACCCGAGTGATCCCATTCCTGAACCATCCCTCCGCCCCCACAGAGACTGAAGCTGTGAGCAAGCAGTAG
- the FKBP4 gene encoding peptidyl-prolyl cis-trans isomerase FKBP4: MTAEEVRSDPGAQDISMEGTDISPKGDQGVLKEIKQEGSGEAPMIGDKVSVHYTGWLLDGTKFDSSRDRKDKFTFDLGKGQVIKAWDIAVATMKVGEICRITCKPEYAYGASGSPPKIPPNAVLIFEIEFFDFQGEDLSTEEDGGIIRRIRVKGEGYSKPNEGAVVEVWLQGSHNGHVFDERDVRFEVGEGEGLGIPSGVETALQQMEKGEEAVLYLKPKYGFGSAGYEPYQIPPNADLQYEIKLRSFEKAKESWEMNSDEKLEQGALVKERGTQYFKAGRYRQAIIQYKKIIQWLEHESGLSEEEATKSKSLLLAASLNLAACYLKVNEHRPALDHCNKALEFDANNEKGLFRRAESYMGVNELELAKDDLVKVIQLYPGNKAARAHLTHCQQRIREQHQREKKIYANMFQRLAEKEEKESAKVIKEPPAGDVEMSDGKEETQQSEAPGSAASEV; this comes from the exons ATGACAGCCGAGGAGGTGAGGAGTGATCCGGGCGCCCAGGACATCTCCATGGAGGGGACGGACATCAGTCCTAAGGGGGACCAGGGGGTCCTGAAG GAGATTAAGCAGGAGGGGAGCGGGGAGGCCCCCATGATCGGCGACAAGGTCAGCGTCCACTACACCGGCTGGCTGCTGGACGGGACCAAGTTTGACTCCAGCCGAGACAGGAAGGACAAGTTCACCTTTGACCTGGGGAAAG GACAAGTGATAAAGGCGTGGGACATCGCTGTGGCCACCATGAAGGTGGGAGAGATTTGCCGGATAACCTGTAAACCGGAATATGCCTATGGGGCATCAGGAAGCCCCCCCAAAATCCCCCCTAATGCTGTGCTGATATTTGAG ATTGAATTTTTCGACTTCCAAGGTGAAGATCTTTCCACAGAGGAGGATGGCGGCATTATCCGCAGGATCAGAGTGAAGGGTGAAGGCTACTCCAAACCCAACGAGGGTGCGGTGGTAGAAG tgtggctgcaggggtcccacAACGGCCACGTATTCGATGAGCGAGACGTGCGGTTCGAGGTCGGAGAGGGAGAGGGTCTCGGAATCCCCTCTGGTGTGGAGACTGCCCTGCAACAGATGGAGAAAGGAGAAGAGGCCGTGCTCTACCTGAAGCCTAA GTACGGCTTCGGCAGCGCCGGTTATGAGCCGTATCAGATCCCGCCCAACGCCGATCTTCAGTATGAAATCAAACTGAGGAGTTTTGAGAAG GCCAAAGAATCCTGGGAGATGAACTCGGATGAGAAGCTGGAGCAGGGGGCGCTGGTCAAGGAGCGGGGGACGCAGTACTTCAAG GCCGGACGCTACCGCCAGGCGATCATACAGTACAAGAAGATCATCCAGTGGCTGGAGCACGAGTCCGGACTATCGGAGGAGGAAGCGACCAAGTCCAAGTCCCTGCTGCTGGCAGCGTCTCTGAACCTGGCCGCCTGCTACCTGAAGGTGAACGAGCATCGGCCGGCCCTGGACCACTGTAATAAG GCTCTGGAATTTGACGCCAACAATGAGAAGGGCCTGTTTCGCAGAGCGGAGTCATACATGGGGGTGAACGAGCTGGAGTTGGCCAAGGACGACCTGGTGAAGGTGATCCAGCTGTACCCGGGCAACAAAGCGGCACGGGCGCACCTGACGCACTGCCAGCAGCGTATACGGGAGCAGCACCAGCGCGAGAAGAAGATCTACGCCAACATGTTCCAGCGACTGGCcgagaaggaggagaag GAATCGGCAAAAGTCATAAAGGAGCCGCCAGCCGGTGATGTGGAGATGAGCGACGGAAAGGAGGAAACACAGCAGAGCGAAGCGCCAGGAAGCGCAGCCTCAGAGGTGTAG